In the genome of Pyrobaculum islandicum DSM 4184, the window TAGGGCTGTGCCGCAGGCACCGCTATTGATAGGCCTTGGCCTCACAGTTGTTTTTACGCCTGTCGCCTATATATCTGGCGTATTAGGCGGTCTTTTGGCGGCAGCGGGGGCGGCATCTGTATTACACGTCCTGGGGGTGTTTAATGTCAAAGATTACATCCGCCTGGCGAAAATCGTACTGTCTAGAAGTCCGTGATATTTTTTGCCCTTCTGGGCGGTCTCGCGGCTGGGGGGAGGTGGGGGGCGGCCTACGGAGTGCTTGCAACCTATATCCTCTATGTTTTGTACGGCTTGAGCCCCCCTCTGGGGGTCGTCGGAGCGCTTGTTGTTATCGCCGCGGCGCGCGGCCTGCGGCTTGACAAACTTACTCTCTACGCCCTTGCGACGGCTTTTGGCAAATTTCTCCTTCTGCCGCATCTGGCAAGCCGCCCCATCCCGTACTACGAGGCTCTGTGGTACGCGGCGCAAGTTTCGCCAGAGTGGAGGACCTACGCCCCGCTTACCTACCTCCCTCATATGCCGCCGCTTGAACTCGCGCTGGAGGGAACGCTCTTCGTCGTCGGCGCTGCTGCCCTAGCCTCAAGGGCGTTGGCCGAGGTGTGGGGACGTGGGGCTGTCTTCTGGCCTCTCTTGGCGCCTGAGCCGCTAGTGTTTGGACATTTTGCCATGGCGATGCCGCTGGCGTGGATTGCGGCATATTTCGCGCGACTGAGACGCTGGGAGTGGGCGCTTGTCTCTGTGGCGTTTGCCGCCGGCTTTCACATCTACGGCGGGGCGGTGGCTCTGCTCTTCGTGGCGTTGTATGGCACGCCTTGGGTGCTCCTACTGGCGCCTTTGGCATTGCTGACCCCCCAGTCTTGGGTTCTCATCTCGCTCCTCTGGCGCATACCGGGGACAGACCTCCTCTCGGTTCTGGAAAAGGTGGCTTTTAGGGCGGAGTGGTTTTGGTACATAAAACTGGCGGTGGAGCTCGCCGTTGTTCTGGCGGCCGCAGTCTCCGCGGGGAGAGCAGGTGTCGTGGCTTTAGTAGGGATTTTGGGGGCTCTACTCACTGCGAGAGCGCCTCAAGAATACGCCGGGTTTGTATATAGGCACTTCGCCGTAGTACTCCCCTTCTCCAGGCCGAGGCCTCTGTGGGCTTTCGCACTCCTCGCCTTCGTGCCGTATCTTATGCAGGTATATTTCTTTGGCCTAGACTGGGGCTGGGCTGTGAGGTATGCCCAGTCTTTTGCTTGTGGCTGTCCAGTGGAGGGCCCTGTGGAGTCTGCATATAGGCTTATATACTTAAAAGACTAAGTTTTCGGCCTCTTGTGTGTATAACTGTTGTACTTCCAGTTTTAAACGAAGCTGAAGCGCTCCCAAAGGTAGTGGAGGAGCTTAGGGCGGCTGGCTTTAACAATATCTTAGTGGTAGACGGAGGCTCCACAGACGGTAGCGTCGAGGTGGCGAAGAGACTCGGCGTTAGAGTCATCAGCCAGATGGGGAGGGGTAAGGGGATGGCGGTGAGGACGGCCCTTATGTACGTCGACACTCCCTATGTCGCTTTTCTAGACGCCGACTATACCTACCCGGCGGAGGACCTCAAAAAGCTGTTGCCCCTCCTCCGCCATTACGACGTCGTCCTCGGCGCGAGACGTGGAGAGATGCCCCTGATATATAGGCTGGGAAACAAGGCCTTGGGCTGGCTATTCCGGCTTCTCTTCGGCGTAGACATAAGAGATCCTCTCACCGGCATGTACGCCGCCAGGACAGAGGTACTTAGAGATGCCGCTCTTGAGGCCAGAGGCTTCGATCTAGAGGTGGACCTCTTGGCGAAGGCGCTTGCAAATGGCGCCAGAGTGGCCGAAGTGGAGATTGGGTACAGGAGGAGGGTTGGTAAGAAGAAGCTCAAGCCTTGGCACGGGCTTTCCATCGCGCTAAAATCCCTCTCGCTTGCCTACCGACTAAACCCCACCCTGTCCCTCTCCCTCCTCGGCTCGTTTCTTCTCGTACCTGGAGTTGCCCTGGGGTCGTGGGTGGCATATAGGTTCTTCTACCAGGGAGTTCCCCACTACATGTTGGGTCTCTTCTCTCTAATCCTCATAATGCTTGGCGCTCTGTCTATTGCATTGCTCCCCCTAGCCACAGCCGTGTTGAGACTTCAAGCCGCCGTGAGGAGGAGAGATCTGCGCCTCCCCACGGACTGTCTCCCGCCCTTGCCCGAGCCTACGCCGCTGGCGACGCCGGCCTTAGCTAAGTCGGAGGGGGGCGAGACAGAGACGCCGCTTCTCCACGTGGGCAGGGGGCTTGTTCTATCCTTCATGGCGCTTTTGGCAACAGCAGCCTATTACCTCGGGGTTGGAGACACCACGACTGCAAATAAGCTGGCTGAGTGGGCCTACTACGCCCTGGCGGGCGCCGTCGTTGCTCTGCTTATAGACGCCGCGGTGGTCAGCCGCCGTGAACAGCGAGAAAGTCAGACATTGGGAAGTCATGGATAACGCGCTGGGGCGAGCCGGATATGTCAAGGGGGCGGCCGTCTATCTGAAGAACTCCAGACACCTCTCTCGGCGATCCGTCGGGGGCGAGACAAAGCTTCCCCTCGAAGGCGAGGGTTCTACTGGCGAGCTGTGTAGGCCTGAGGACGACTCTGTAGCACCCCCCGCCGAGATCCTCTATGTTAAGTCTCCCCTCAGCTTTAAGCTTGAGGTAGAGCGATATGGCGTTGATCTCTTGTGAAGTGCAACGGCCCCCCGGGTCGCATACGACTACTCGCCAGAGGTTTACTGCGAATTTGTAGCCATGGACTACGCCATAGGCGTGGCTCCCATCTGCTGCCACAAAGCCCCAGGGGAAGTAGGCAGTATAGATGCCGGCCCTCAGCCGCTCCAGTAGGTCTATGGGAGGGGCTAGGACCACAATCAGGGCGGTCGCAGTGAAGGCGACTGCCGTGACGGCGGTGATTAAGTGGCCTCGCATTGGCTATATAATGCTTCTCCTATATATTCCTTACTTATATTTCTACCTCCAACAGCTATGGCTTAACGCGTCGTGGCTCCCCCGGGGGGACGACTACCCTATACACGTCTACTTCGCCCTTCTGCTTAGGAGTGAGCTCGTCTCCCTCTTCACAAGCCCCGGGGAGTACCCCGGCATTCCCCACCTCCTGGGCCTCCTCTGGGGGGACCCCCTGGCGCTGGGGAGGGCCTTCGCCGTGTACGCCGCTGCACTAGCCGTCTTGGGGGTGGCGCTGTATGGACTCTACTTTAGAGCTGTTGGAATTCCGGCGCCTTTCCTCGCCTCGTTCTACCTCGTGACGGCGTCTGTGAGAACTCTAGCAGGGCTTATCGACGGCCAGATAGCAGATAAGACAGTCCTCCTGGTGTTCGTCCCACTGTCGCTCTACCTCTACGCCAGGGGGCGGCCGGCCGCCGCCGTCGCCGCCCTAGCGCCGTCTATATTCACAAATTATCTCGGCGTTGCTTACGGCGGGCTTCTCTTGGTGATGTACGCCATTTACGGCGGGAGGAGGGCCCGGCTGGCGCTCATGATCTACATAGCCCTTGTGGCAGTGTTCCTCTGGCATAAGGCCCTCTCCGTCCTAGAACTGGCGGGGCAGGCGGCCTCTGTGCCGCCGATGCCCTGGGACCCCGCGTGGGGTTTGGTCTACGCCTTCTACGGCCCCTCTCCCGCCATCCTAATACCGCTTGCCATCCTGGGGCTTAGGAAGAGGGCTGTGGCTCCCTTAGCCATCGCCTCCCTCCTGTT includes:
- a CDS encoding glycosyltransferase family 2 protein; translated protein: MCITVVLPVLNEAEALPKVVEELRAAGFNNILVVDGGSTDGSVEVAKRLGVRVISQMGRGKGMAVRTALMYVDTPYVAFLDADYTYPAEDLKKLLPLLRHYDVVLGARRGEMPLIYRLGNKALGWLFRLLFGVDIRDPLTGMYAARTEVLRDAALEARGFDLEVDLLAKALANGARVAEVEIGYRRRVGKKKLKPWHGLSIALKSLSLAYRLNPTLSLSLLGSFLLVPGVALGSWVAYRFFYQGVPHYMLGLFSLILIMLGALSIALLPLATAVLRLQAAVRRRDLRLPTDCLPPLPEPTPLATPALAKSEGGETETPLLHVGRGLVLSFMALLATAAYYLGVGDTTTANKLAEWAYYALAGAVVALLIDAAVVSRREQRESQTLGSHG